One Salvelinus fontinalis isolate EN_2023a chromosome 22, ASM2944872v1, whole genome shotgun sequence genomic window, ATAGGCTACTGTGAGTGTCAGCAAGTGAcatgggaacagggaggagggagggagagacgagaaGCAGCAACCAACCAAGTCGACTCGCGttatagtagactaatagctgcCATAGATAGCTAGGTTCTATATCATCCAATATGATTACGTAGTACCTGTCTTGTCTGCATCAAACTGggagaagctagttaagctagctagctaggctaattgaggcaGCATGCGCTCTCATCCTACACAGTTGCAACTCCATTGAGAATATAAAGTAGCAGCCTACCTGTAGGCTCTTGGTCGTTGTTGCCTGTCCTCCTttaactttctctctctattgCAGCACTCGCGTTCGGATCTGTATGTGTCCTTccggacaagtcagttaaaattacaCATACCCGAGGCCTGTTGCAATCATATCAGATACGACCCAGACCCATTACATTATTTAGAATTATGGATCCGGACTCACTCGCTTCCCGGATCGGGTCTTGCGTATTTGGGTACAGGTGGATCCGTGAAGACCTCTTAAGTACATTTTTCTCATGTCTTATCCATTGCCAAGAGCCGGTTAGAGCCTGTAGGCTCAACGTTAATATGATGGATAGATTTTAATTGAGTTAACCTcatattttaaatattttactttaTCTAAAGCTTAATTAAACTTTATCGAACTTTATCCATGTGTGCCAAATGTCATATAAACGTTGAGCCTACACGCTACAGCCGGCTCGCTATCAGAGCCTTTTAGTTGCTCGAGTTCCCAAAAAGTTTGGCAACAAAATATGACAATATGAGAGGTAGAATGTGAGTGATAAAGTAAAGTGTGCTAAACAagttgtgaaatctgtttcccAGAAACAATCCCTTTACATACAGACCAGGATTAGGGGTGGTTAATGCATAATTCATCTCTTAAATAATACTTCATTGATGATTAACTCATTGAATGGTTATCTAATGTTAGTATTTTTCTCTGTTTCTAAAGATCAACACATTTTGCGTGAGCTGGAGAGGAAGAAGATCGTGGTGTTCACCCCTTCGCGGCGGGTAGCAGGCAAACGGGTGGTCTGCTATGACGATCGCTTCATCGTCAAGCTGGCGCATGAGACCGCCGGCATCATCGTGTCCAACGACACCTACCGTGACCTTCAGGGCGAGAGGCAGGACTGGAAGCGTTTCATTGAGGAGAGGCTACTCATGTACTCCTTCGTCAATGACAAGTAAGTCTTGTGCTAGCTTACTATTAACCTTGAAATACACACAGTGGACAAATAACTAATGTTTTAACTAATTTGTGGTTACAGTGGACAAATAAGTCATGTTTTAACTAATAGGTGGTTACAGTGGACAAATAAGTCATGTTTTAACTAATAGGTGGTTACAGTGGACAAATAAGTCATATTTTAACTAATAGGTAGTTACAGTGGACAAATAAGTCATATTTTAACTAGTAGTtggttacaaatcaaatcaaagtttatttgtcacgtgcgctgaatacaacaggtgtaggtagaccttacagtgaaatgcttacttacaggctctaaccaacagtgcaaaaaaaggtattaggtgaacaataggtaagtaaagaaataagtaaagaaataaaaacaacagtaaaaagacaggctatatacagtagagaggctatatacagtagcgaggctatatacagtagcgaggctatatacagtagagaggctatatacagtagcgaggctatatacagtagcgaggctatatacagtagagaggctatatacagtagcgaggctatatacagtagcgaggctatatacagtagcgaggctatatacagtagcgaggctatatacagacaccggttagtcgggctgattgaggtagtatgtacatgtagatatggttaaagtgactatgcatatatgatgaacagagagtagcagtagcgtaaaagaggggttggctgGTGGTGGGTGGCAGGACACAATGCAGAGAGCCCGGTTAGCcactgtgcgggagcactggttggtcggcccaattgaggtagtatgtacatgaatgtatagttaaagtgactatgcatatatgataaacagagagtagcagcagcgtaaaagaggggttgggggggggggggggggggcacacaatgcaaatagcaaatagtccgggtagccatttgattacctgttcaggagtcttatggcttgggggtaaaaactgttgataagcctttttgtcctagacttggcactccggtactgcttgctatgcggtagtagagagaacagtctatgactggggtggctggggtctttgacaatttttagggccttcctctgacaccgtctggtgtagaggtcctggatggcaggcagtttagccccagtgatgtactgggccgtacgcactaccctctgtagtgccttgtggtcggaggccgagcaattgccgtaccaggcagtgatgcaaccagtcaggatgctctcgatgttgcagctgtagaaccttttgaggatctcaggacccatgccaaatctttttagtttcctaaggagcaataggttttgttgtgccctcttcacgactgtcttggtgtgtttggaccattctagtttgttggtgatgtggacaccaaggaacttgaagcactcaacctgctccactacagccccgtcgatgagaatgggggagtgctctgttctccttttcatgtagtccacaatcttctccttagtcttggttacgttgagggataggttgttattctggcaccacccggccaggtctctgtggACAAATAACTCATGTTTTAACTATAGGTGGTTACAGTAGACAAATAACTAATGTTTTAACTAATAGGTTGTTACAGTGGACAAATAACtaatgttttaataataggtGGTTACAGTGGACAAATAACTAATGTTTAACTAATAGCTAATATATGGTTACAGTACTACAAATATCATGAATAAGCCATTGCTTGGTCGTATAACTTGTAAATATTTTATACTTATAAATCTGTATAACTGCACAATTGATGTTTTGTAAATGACGCATTATTGTTCAGTGTAGCCACAGTGTAGTGGGAATCTAAACTCCACTCCCCCCCTATCTCAGGTTCATGCCCCCTGATGACCCCCTGGGTCGCCATGGTCCCACCCTGGAGAACTTTCTACTGAAGGTTCCTCGGTTACCACGGAAACAGCCATGCCCTTATGGTGAGGTCATATTGACAAACTGACACCAATACTGtaatggatgtaataaatgtactgtatgtgctgaAACTCAACGGTACTAATGAACTCTTGTTTACGTTTCATCAATCCAGGAAGGAAATGCACTTACGGGATGAAGTGTAAATTCTACCACCCGGAACGAGCCAACCAATCCCGTTGCTCTCTGGCTGACGAGCTGCGGAAGAAGGCCAAGCTATCTTTATCGGAACATAAACACCCCACCGCAGGTGCTGGACCTGCGTATGGCCTTTCTCTGGAGGAGGGGATGGCTCAGAAACTGCCTCTAGAACAGAGGAATGGCTCCCTGAAGAAAGGCCACATCCGTGAGAATGTGCTTCTGATCAAGGGAAGCCATCGTTCCAGCCGGAGGTCCCCAACTAAGAAGGACAAGGCCAACCGACACTTCATGACCGATCTGGACTCGGCCATGCCCAATGGCTCTCACTCCCCGACAGACCTGGACTCGGCCCTGCCCAGTGGCTCTCACTCCCCGACAGACCTGGACTCGGCCCTGCCCAGTGGCTCTCAGGAGCGGCTAGATTCTGGTCTTGGCTCCTTCGAGAGCCAGGTGTCTGACCCCTCCAGGGACCACTGTGACCGTTATGGGAAGGCTGGGTACAGGAACTGCCTGTCCCCCCCCAGTATGAGACAACAAATCTATTCCCTGCCTAGCAACCTGCCTTCTAGCTGCAGCTCTCATTCTGCTCAGCCTTTACTGGGCCCCAGCGCAGGATACCAACAACATCGCAGCAGGGGCCCAGCCAGCACCCACAACAACACCCACAGCCCACATCACAGCATGGGCCCAGGCAGCACCTACCACCCAGGCAAGATAACCTACAGCCCCCCCTATTACATCAGCTATGGGGCACCGATATATCCAGTTGGGGAGCATCAGTACAGGTACCCCAATGACTTCCAACAGGAGAGCAGGGCCCACCCTCCACAGCAGACCTACTGGTCCGATCCGTTCGGGACTTATCCTCAGACTCTATTTAGCACTGCTCAAGTAGAGAAGCAGAGACACTGGCTCCTCCCTCGGACACAGCCCCACCCCCAcggggagggcagggagagagaggaggtcaggAAGAAGCTGCTGGCTATCTTTAACGGCTGTCTGGTGGACAAGGTCATGGGCATGTTTCCCCAGCTCATAGACCCACAGAGATTGGCTGCTGAGATCCTCACCCTGCAGTCTCAGGGCCTGTGATTGGCTCGTTGCTCTGGTATGGTGGGGACTGGGAATTGTAGTTTCTTTCAATTGAAAGAATCTCTTGTGAAAAACTGCAAGCTACTGTAAAGATCTGTGTTGTGTCCAAGGTTTTGTAGTGTTTTCCACTTTGGGGAAACATTGATCTTCCTACTGTATGTGCTCTGCCCAATGTGTTCTTGCCACGTGTTTCAGGGCCTAGGTTGCTTATAGTGCTTCTGATTAGCGTGAAACCTGAGGCAATGGATTGTTGATGCAAATTGCATCTTTTGGGAAAAAGTTATTATTTATAGACTCTTGAATGTATTTTGATGGGAAAATGTAATGTAtttgagaaacaatattcttACAGTATTTTTATttcgcctttatttaaccaggtaggccagttgagaacaagttctcatttacaactgcaacctggccaagataaatcaaagcagtgtgacaaaaacaacaacacagagttacatataaacaaacgtacagtcaaataacacaatagaaaaatcgatGTATGCATTTACATATGTATGATGTAGTGTTCTGAGGCCTATGTATCAAGATGAGTTATAGCATAAAGAGTTTTATTGGCACTGTGTGCCATTATGTTGGGTCACAGCTAACTATCTAGCTAGTACGCTAGTGAAGTAGATGCCCTATGGGTCTTGTTTCTTTGAAGAACATTAAAGCTGGAATCCATACTTGGTGATACAGCCACGTCCGTTTGagacattacaacaacaaagatttGACTTCAAACAACCaacacagtccccccccccccccccccctcagacatAGAACCAACAGAATatgttcctctcctctttcttcaacCAAACGACAACAATAATAGTGGTGCTGTTTCACCGTATGCAGATTCCAGTTGTAATGTTCTGAGCAGAACAACATATGGATTTTCTTAatgataaaaatacattttaagtaGTACAAAAAACATACACAAATATATCTAAAgtctaaaaataaaatacaaatatttacagtCAGAAGTAGAAGAGTAGACATTGTGATTTGCCATTGCCACTATCTAATAAATAATAATAGAAaatgataataaaaaaaaataaatgaaatctaCTTGTGCAGCAATGAGAGAACAGTGTATAATTCCAGATCATTGATTTGTGACAGGTTTAGTTCCCTGCTGTTAGATTTTGTTTCTTCAGTGTACATGGAATTGTGGGATACAGTCAATTTAATAATTTCAGTGTTTATgcaaacattttaaataaaacaaaaatatatttaaaggTTTGTGAATCTTGCTGTTTTTGACATATGGATTATCACAATATACAGAATATACGAAATCGCCTTGTTTTTATAACTACAGTAATGCCGGGATTCAACACGAGGTGCGTTATAGAGCGATTGACATTTTAAGGTATCTGCAGCGCTTACCCTGAATGCGATCTCAACAAACACAGGGACATTTCCTTTATACTGCCTTGTTGACAACGCTCTACAACACCACTTGGGATTGAATCCTGCCTAATTATTTTTTGATAAGACCACAACATGTTGTGATTTTAATAGCTTAAAGGCTTCTACACACCTATCCAACCACAGACAATCCAACTTGGATAGGTATGAACAAAACCTTaaaaaaggggcaatctgcaattgctacatgTATTTTTGCTAAATTTATCATATGTATCCATTGATTCTTTAAGGATATAACTTAGAACtgcttcatgagcttagttcaactgtcgtaccccatcagaacccccaaaatataagcttgttttactccaatgcttttaaacaaagtaaatgtaaacaaacactatatagcctcaaaacatggttaaaactatactttgtatatcatggatggtcagtccttgcatccatagctcagtctatgaatttgagagtggttacatttctccagccccatccctcagctttttaccaaaacgggTGGCGAAAaaagctttgttattgtttcatctgctgattgcccctttaagaggcACATGCTGCATCCGCACATACAGTTCATCGTTATATAAAGTGTTGTTACAAAAGCTGAACCTGTGTCTCGTCTGCACAAGTGAATTCCTCTGTCACTCAATTTTAACACGATCACATGTCTGAAAGAAGCTTGCTCAGACACGATACTCATAAACATTCCATTGTGGAGAAATACGTTTTTATTTGCACTGGTCGTAAAACGTGGTGTTCTTGCTCTAGGCTACTTGAGGAAGCACATTACGAACTGTATCTATTGTAAAACTAGGTGTGGTACTCAGAGTACATTACATTGTGTTCTCTTTACAGGTTTCTCCCTTTGACAAGTGACAAGGCATACTAGAGTCATAGGGGATCACTTAACCTTCAGTTAGCATCACCGTAAAATTTGTTCTTAGCGGACGAGTATACTGTGTCAGTGAACTTTCAGGGCAGGGGCTAGAAAGCACTGACCTGTGAACTCGcctaaacagacagagagagagagagagagagagaggtctgtgtgAGAGTAAAGTGGTTGTTCTGGAGAAGCGTAAAGGTGAAAGGGGAAAGCATGTCTGCTTTGTCAAGACAATTTAACGCCTGCTCTGAATGGCATTCACAGATTTATTTTTAAAACATGGTCTGAATTACTCATTGACATCTGGTTTTTGAATGCAGAAATAGTTCATAGTGACCAATATTTTTATGTTTTGCAAGTTGTGGCATGATgtcacaaacagactggtacccaggctaccaagGAGTGGCATGATgtcacaaacagactggtacccaggctaccaaaGAGTGGCATGATgtcacaaacagactggtacccaggctaccaagGAGTGGCATGATGCCACAGACTGGTGCCCAGGCTACCAAGGAgtggcatgatggcacaaacagactggtacccaggctaccaaggagtggcatgatggcacaaacagactggtacccatgCTACCAAGGAgtggcatgatggcacaaacagactggtacccaggctaccaaggagtggcatgatggcacaaacagactggtacccaggctacctgCCCACATGAGTATGTCAACACCGAAAAGGGCGATGGGTGTGTCAGCCTAGCCATCCTCTCCTAGGCACCATCTGTGAATTCAAATAAAATGCGTAATATAACAAACATGGCAGCAGAACCCACAACTGTCACAGCTGCTCCTGCTATGCCCTCTGGTGTTCACCCGGTGTGTTCACCCTTCCACTCTGCCAgattgtaatctctgctcagtcagttcaTGATTGTAGCCATTTATAATTATTCAAGATCCTGTTTCCCTGCCTGACACCAGTTATCCTCTCTTAGCAGTTACCTCTctggctcctgtctcctgttccacatctcacctCCCAACTACCTTGCTCTGGATTACTCATCTCCACTACCTTTCTCTGGATTACTCACCTCCACTACCTTTCTCTGGATTACTCACCTCCACTACCTTTCTCTGGATTACTCACCTCCACTACCTTGCTCTGGATTACTCACCTCCACTACCTTGCTCTGGATTACTCACCTCCACTACCTTGCTCTGGATTACTCACCTCCACTACCTTGCTCTGGATTACTCACCTccactaccttggattcccctcaggacctgtttaccctgttctcctcagccaactccaacctcagtctccacatctggTTTTTCTGCAACTCATCCGAGCTTCCCCGGATCTGCACTCTATATTTCCCTGTGTAACACTAAATATTTTGGTTCCCTGTGGTATATATCatc contains:
- the LOC129820252 gene encoding endoribonuclease ZC3H12A-like → MKIGAISTLGPVKDVLPWKEFSHTARLSPTEPHDTVGWLSTLPALHNHHPPYPICERMHPSGTQCSAPEESSKTPTEPGEAQLDFYLKLGYSPAQVWTVLQKFGLNTDTNRVLGELVRTGASPEGIEKEREKEGAPSTMSIQVARGETLSNLPLTPPPSRGDVPSEEGDALRPIVIDGSNVAMSHGNKEMFSCLGIQLAVNFFLDRGHTDITVFVPSWRKEQPRPDVLITDQHILRELERKKIVVFTPSRRVAGKRVVCYDDRFIVKLAHETAGIIVSNDTYRDLQGERQDWKRFIEERLLMYSFVNDKFMPPDDPLGRHGPTLENFLLKVPRLPRKQPCPYGRKCTYGMKCKFYHPERANQSRCSLADELRKKAKLSLSEHKHPTAGAGPAYGLSLEEGMAQKLPLEQRNGSLKKGHIRENVLLIKGSHRSSRRSPTKKDKANRHFMTDLDSAMPNGSHSPTDLDSALPSGSHSPTDLDSALPSGSQERLDSGLGSFESQVSDPSRDHCDRYGKAGYRNCLSPPSMRQQIYSLPSNLPSSCSSHSAQPLLGPSAGYQQHRSRGPASTHNNTHSPHHSMGPGSTYHPGKITYSPPYYISYGAPIYPVGEHQYRYPNDFQQESRAHPPQQTYWSDPFGTYPQTLFSTAQVEKQRHWLLPRTQPHPHGEGREREEVRKKLLAIFNGCLVDKVMGMFPQLIDPQRLAAEILTLQSQGL